In Microtus ochrogaster isolate Prairie Vole_2 unplaced genomic scaffold, MicOch1.0 UNK96, whole genome shotgun sequence, the DNA window CTCTTCAATTCAAAGTTTTCCTTCTATTATCTTCTGTAGAGTTGGTTTAGTGGCCATAAATCCTTTTAGtccattttttattgttcttcaATATGATAGATAGTTTATTGAGTGTCATAGTGGGTGGCAGCAATAACCTTTCAGAACTTGGAATAAATCTTTCCCAGGTCTTTTAGCCATACAGTTTTCTATTGAATAATGTTATCCTGATCAGCCTGCTTCCATGTAAGATTTTGCCCTTCTCTCCTGCAGCATCCATGTTCTCTTTTGTAGATGTCTCTTGTTTTTGAGTATATGATATGAAGGCCCTGTCAATCTggtgatctgtctgcctcttgtaGCTCAATGGGTGTGACCGTATCCAGATGTGaagattttcttctgtgattttgttgctCAGTGGTCGTGACAGTCTCCGGATGTGGAGATTTTTTCTATgattcttctatgattttgttactCAATGGTTGTGACTGCCTCCAGatataaacattttcttctatgattttgttactCATATCTCCTTTGCCTAGAGAATGAAATTCTTCTTGCGTGCCAACAATTTCTAGATTTATTCTTTCCCTCATGTACCAAAGCTTCCCAGGCTCCATTCCCATCTtctcttaagttttctttttttttttgtcttttactaaGTAATTTATTGGAAAAGCCACATTTTACAGTGTTATCAGGGGACAAATGTCACTCCCATTTTGCCGTTCAATATTGACAACAATATTGACAATACATAATCAACCAGTAACAATGTGTGTATAAAAGCCTGCCAAGGAGTGGCATCTCAACACTCTCTGCAGAGGTATGGGTGGGGTCACAAGTTCGTGGTCAATCTGGGTTACATAGGTAAGTGGATCTCTTTAGTTTCAacctagcctagtctacatagtgagttccaggacagccagagatacatagagtCTCAAACAAACACCAGTGGGGGGCCATAGTGAAACCCATTTGTCCTCAGACCTTCAGGAGATGAGACAATCCTACCTGTTTCCATGGTACAGGAAGCACGGAACAGGGGTAACCTAGCAACTGTCTCTTTGGAAAAGACATCAAGCCCAACATAGAATCACAAGGGCACCTCCTCTCTCGAGTGAGTTTTCACGTGCCCCATCAGCGTCCCCTTCTGTCAAAAGGCCGCGTTGCACTCCATGCACTTGTAGGGCCTTGCGTTGCTGTGGATGTCCATATGGACCTTGAGGTTGCCCTTGTGGTTGAAGCGTTTTCCACAGCTCTCACACACGTACGACATCTCCTTCGTGTGGATCCTGATGTGATCCAGCAGGGAGAACTCATGGGTAAACACCTTGTTGCAGATGCTACACCCGTAAGGCTTTTCGCCTGTGTGGATGCGCTGGTGAACTCGGAGGTCTGAGGACTGCAGAAATCCCTTTTCACACAAGTGGCACCGAAAGGGTCGGTCTCCTGTGTGGGACCTCTGGTGGAGGATAAACTGAGACTTGTAACGAAAAGTCTTGTTGCATTGATGGCACCCAAACGGAGCCCGGCCAGCGAGGTGAACCACCGACTCTTCAGGCCGTAGGGTGGCGACCGCTAACTGCCCATCTTCTGTATTGCCCACACAGGAGGCCCTTCCTTGGGGAGTGGGCAACCTGTCTGCCCTGGAGCTGCTAAGCCTCTGAAGACCCGTATTTACAGCTGTAACCCTGTTGCTAGAATACGGGTGACCGGTGTGGCCGCATCCATGTTTGTCTCCCTGGAGCATCACTGAGGCAGCTTCTGCTTGAAGAGGATCAGGATCCTGCGTTGGCTGAGGGTCCTGAGGTAAAAATAGGTCATCCCAGTCCTGTACCAAGTCACTCTCCTGGTTCCACTCAGGTCTCAGGTAGTCTGGCTCTCTGCTGCCAGGAACCGTCTCCAGAAAAACGTCCTCTTCCTGGCTGATGCACGACTCAGTCCTTGGCAGGTTCTGTGACCCCGGACTAGCCTAGTCACCACTGAGACTATCATCTGACAATACCACCATGTTCTCACCCCAGTCATCTGCCTTGACTTTGGCCATTTCCAAACCGGAACCACGTAGAAAGGACATCTGTCCTTGGGAGATGACAGACTGACTGGTGGACGGCTCTTCAGTCTCCAGCAGATTCTGCAACTCTGGGTGAGCCTGGCCTCTGTTGGGGGGCTCCTCGCTCTCTGATGGGTGCTCTGGTGACCATCTCACATCACCCTATCCATTCTTCATGTCTGCAGCATTCTCAGCACCGGGATGCCGAAGGAGGTACATTTGTCCTTGGCAGTGGATTATGGACCATTGGCGCGGTTTCCCGCCGCTCCTCAGTAGTTTCTCCAGTTCTTTGCAGCTCTTCACTCTGTTCTCTATCACTATGGCCTGCAGCTCTGGCCCCACAGAGGTCATAAACTTCTCCAGCACTAACTGGTCCAGAATCTCCTCCTTGTTATGCAGGTCCGGTCTCAACCACATAAAGCATAGCTCAGACATTC includes these proteins:
- the Zscan5b gene encoding LOW QUALITY PROTEIN: zinc finger and SCAN domain-containing protein 5B (The sequence of the model RefSeq protein was modified relative to this genomic sequence to represent the inferred CDS: substituted 2 bases at 2 genomic stop codons) — encoded protein: MAASVPPDSLQSEETPSLVSQETNAGKREYTSKYWHLKFRDFSPSEGSDPIQDLKRMSELCFMWLRPDLHNKEEILDQLVLEKFMTSVGPELQAIVIENRVKSCKELEKLLRSGGKPRQWSIIHCQGQMYLLRHPGAENAADMKNGXGDVRWSPEHPSESEEPPNRGQAHPELQNLLETEEPSTSHQEEDVFLETVPGSREPDYLRPEWNQESDLVQDWDDLFLPQDPQPTQDPDPLQAEAASVMLQGDKHGCGHTGHPYSSNRVTAVNTGLQRLSSSRADRLPTPQGRASCVGNTEDGQLAVATLRPEESVVHLAGRAPFGCHQCNKTFRYKSQFILHQRSHTGDRPFRCHLCEKGFLQSSDLRVHQRIHTGEKPYGCSICNKVFTHEFSLLDHIRIHTKEMSYVCESCGKRFNHKGNLKVHMDIHSNARPYKCMECNAAFXQKGTLMGHVKTHSREEVPL